A window of Hyperolius riggenbachi isolate aHypRig1 chromosome 1, aHypRig1.pri, whole genome shotgun sequence contains these coding sequences:
- the LOC137563018 gene encoding general transcription factor II-I repeat domain-containing protein 2B-like, with translation MDKGKKRKISEENRVFNNTWTESFAFSTDETGLPVCLICGEKLANHKKSNVARHFQNKHTAFAEKYPDGDERRKAVAELIRKVNTSKNNFKKWVKSANTTTYASFVAAQEIVKHGKPFTDGEYIKEAFINISEHLYMDVKNKNEIVQKIKDLPLSAKTVKDRTLKMAENISKQQIQDINSGMAYSIACDESKDIGDIEQVALFCRYVNSFGPQEELIELIPLKDQTRGEDICKAVLDVLTAKKINTNHLVSVATDGAPSMRGAQKGFVALLQKALGRRLLSFHCILHQEALCAQTFPPECTKVMDVVIQIVNKIMAKGLNHRQFRLLLDEVESKYSDLLLHNKVRWLSRGEVLKRFVTCLEEIKTFLDSKELIFTELEQPEWLEKLHFMVDMTAHLNTLNTTLQGKGGTALHMLEEVMAFERKLTVLVKDLQRGTLSHFPSLREFKQSHDTINLEYFKSAITAMQTSFGKRFCEFREEKATLAFPVTPLEIDPSLLNMTAFAGVSQPDLEMELADIADKDLWVSKFKCLTATLEDVARQKAILAQNHKWTDIENLPKQDKLVFETWNAIPNTYINMKKYAFGVLSIFGSTYVCEQVFSNMNYIKNKHRSRLTNDSLQACVKMKVTSYSPDVQTLCTEVQEQKSH, from the coding sequence ATGGATAAAGGCAAGAAGAGAAAAATTTCTGAAGAAAACAGAGTGTTTAATAATACGTGGACAGAATCATTTGCATTCTCTACTGACGAGACTGGTTTACCAGTATGCTTAATATGTGGTGAGAAATTAGCAAACCACAAAAAGTCCAATGTTGCAAGACATTTCCAGAATAAACACACAGCCTTTGCTGAAAAATATCCAGATGGAGATGAGAGACGAAAAGCTGTTGCAGAACTTATCAGGAAGGTTAATACGAGCAAAAATAATTTCAAGAAGTGGGTGAAGTCTGCAAATACCACAACATATGCTAGTTTTGTGGCCGCTCAGGAAATAGTCAAGCACGGGAAGCCCTTCACCGATGGAGAGTATATAAAAGAAGCATTCATTAATATTTCGGAACATCTATACATGGACgtcaaaaacaaaaatgaaattgtgcagAAAATCAAAGACCTGCCACTCTCTGCGAAGACTGTCAAAGACAGAACCCTAAAAATGGCAGAAAACATTAGCAAACAGCAAATTCAAGACATTAATTCAGGTATGGCATACTCCATTGCCTGTGATGAGTCCAAAGATATCGGTGATATTGAACAAGTAGCGCTGTTCTGCCGATATGTGAACTCTTTTGGGCCACAGGAAGAACTTATTGAGCTGATACCACTAAAAGACCAAACAAGGGGTGAGGATATCTGTAAGGCTGTCCTGGACGTTTTAActgctaaaaaaataaacactaacCACCTGGTCTCAGTAGCTACTGATGGGGCACCGAGCATGAGAGGAGCACAGAAGGGCTTCGTGGCTCTACTGCAGAAGGCGTTGGGTAGAAGGCTGCTATCATTTCATTGCATCCTGCACCAAGAGGCATTGTGTGCTCAGACATTTCCGCCGGAATGCACAAAAGTGATGGATGTGGTCATTCAGATTGTAAATAAGATAATGGCAAAGGGCTTAAACCACCGCCAGTTCCGTTTGTTATTGGATGAGGTTGAAAGCAAATATTCTGACCTCCTGCTCCACAACAAGGTCCGGTGGCTGTCTAGAGGCGAGGTGCTAAAACGCTTTGTCACATGTTTGGAAGAAATAAAAACCTTCCTGGACAGCAAAGAGCTCATCTTTACTGAGCTGGAACAGCCAGAGTGGCttgaaaaattacattttatggTAGACATGACAGCACATCTAAACACGCTAAATACCACCCTTCAGGGGAAAGGAGGCACAGCCCTGCATATGCTGGAGGAGGTTATGGCATTTGAGCGCAAGTTGACAGTGTTGGTCAAAGATTTACAGAGAGGCACACTGTCTCACTTTCCCTCTTTGAGAGAGTTCAAACAAAGTCATGATACAATCAATTTGGAATATTTCAAGTCTGCAATCACCGCAATGCAAACTTCATTTGGGAAACGATTCTGTGAGTTCAGAGAGGAAAAGGCCACATTAGCCTTCCCTGTCACTCCCCTGGAGATTGATCCATCCCTATTGAATATGACTGCATTTGCAGGTGTAAGTCAACCTGATCTTGAGATGGAATTGGCCGATATAGCTGACAAAGATCTATGGGTGTCCAAGTTCAAATGCTTGACCGCTACTCTTGAGGATGTTGCCCGTCAGAAGGCCATTCTGGCTCAGAATCATAAATGGACTGATATTGAAAACCTTCCCAAACAGGACAAACTTGTATTCGAAACATGGAATGCCATCCCCAACACGTATATAAACATGAAAAAGTATGCATTTGGAGTGCTGTCGATCTTCGGCTCCACATATGTATGTGAGCAGGTCTTCTCCAACATGAACTATATTAAAAACAAACATCGATCACGCCTTACAAATGACAGCTTGCAAGCCTGTGTGAAAATGAAGGTGACGTCTTACAGCCCTGATGTGCAGACACTGTGCACTGAGGTTCAGGAACAAAAATCCCATTAA